In one window of Lewinella sp. 4G2 DNA:
- the leuC gene encoding 3-isopropylmalate dehydratase large subunit → MPKTLFDKVWDAHVVTEVPGGNQVLYIDRHLIHEVTSPQAFNGLRKRNIPLLRKDRIVATADHNVPTKDQDKPIQDPLGRKQVAMLTQNCAEYGVELYGLGHPYQGIVHVIGPELGITRPGITMVCGDSHTSTHGAFGAVAFGIGTSQVEQVMATQCLLLTKPKTMRINVDGDLQAGVTAKDIILYVISILGTGGGTGYFVEYAGSAIRALSMEGRMTICNMSIEMGARGGLIAPDQTTFDYMKDREFAPKGEKWDEAVAYWKTLPTEEGATFDSEYHFKAEEITPMVTYGTNPGMGMGVGESIPEHSSLHGDAGLAKAMKYMGLQKGIKLEGMPIDYVFIGSCTNSRIEDLRAVAKLVDGKRIAASVTGIVVPGSQQVTKQAKLEGLDVVLRNAGFEFRDAGCSACLGMNEDKVPAGKYCVSTSNRNFEGRQGPGARTILASPLTAAAAALTGRVTDVRELV, encoded by the coding sequence ATGCCAAAAACCCTTTTTGATAAAGTGTGGGATGCCCACGTCGTCACTGAAGTACCCGGTGGCAACCAGGTCTTGTACATCGACCGCCACCTCATCCACGAAGTCACCAGCCCCCAGGCGTTCAACGGACTGCGCAAGCGAAACATCCCTCTCCTGCGGAAAGACCGGATCGTGGCCACGGCTGACCACAACGTACCGACCAAGGATCAGGATAAACCCATCCAGGATCCACTCGGCCGCAAGCAGGTGGCGATGCTGACCCAGAACTGCGCGGAATACGGCGTTGAACTTTACGGTTTGGGCCATCCCTACCAGGGGATCGTCCACGTAATCGGGCCGGAGTTGGGCATTACCCGGCCGGGCATTACGATGGTGTGTGGGGATAGCCATACGAGTACCCACGGCGCTTTCGGCGCGGTAGCTTTCGGCATCGGCACGAGCCAGGTAGAGCAGGTGATGGCAACTCAGTGCCTTCTCCTCACGAAGCCCAAGACGATGCGGATCAACGTAGATGGAGACCTGCAGGCTGGCGTGACGGCGAAGGACATCATCCTGTACGTCATCAGCATTCTCGGCACCGGTGGTGGCACGGGCTACTTTGTGGAGTACGCCGGCTCGGCCATCCGCGCCCTCAGTATGGAAGGCCGGATGACGATCTGTAACATGAGCATCGAGATGGGTGCCCGCGGTGGCCTCATCGCTCCCGACCAGACGACTTTCGACTACATGAAAGACCGCGAATTTGCTCCGAAGGGAGAGAAGTGGGACGAAGCCGTCGCCTACTGGAAAACCCTCCCCACCGAGGAGGGTGCCACCTTCGATAGTGAATACCATTTCAAAGCGGAAGAGATTACCCCAATGGTGACCTACGGCACGAATCCTGGTATGGGCATGGGTGTTGGGGAATCGATCCCCGAGCACAGCTCCCTCCACGGAGACGCCGGATTGGCCAAAGCCATGAAGTACATGGGCCTCCAGAAGGGCATCAAGCTGGAAGGGATGCCGATCGATTACGTATTCATCGGGTCTTGCACCAATAGCCGGATCGAAGACTTGCGGGCCGTCGCCAAACTGGTGGATGGTAAACGGATCGCCGCCAGCGTAACGGGCATCGTCGTGCCGGGATCTCAGCAGGTGACCAAGCAGGCTAAGCTGGAGGGGCTCGACGTCGTCCTCCGTAACGCCGGCTTTGAGTTTCGCGACGCTGGCTGTTCGGCCTGCCTCGGCATGAACGAGGATAAGGTGCCGGCGGGTAAGTACTGCGTGTCCACCTCCAACCGCAACTTTGAAGGCCGCCAGGGCCCGGGGGCGCGGACGATCCTGGCCAGCCCCCTCACCGCCGCCGCCGCTGCCCTGACGGGTAGGGTGACGGACGTTCGCGAACTTGTTTAA
- the leuD gene encoding 3-isopropylmalate dehydratase small subunit, with amino-acid sequence MTPFKKLTSSAVPLPIEDVDTDQIIPARFLKAITREGFGENLFRDWRYNKDGSPKADFVLNNPTYQGQILVAGANFGCGSSREHAAWAIGDYGFRVVVSSYFADIFRGNALNNGILPLVVTPAVLNEIFETIERDPAARFTVDLEAEEFTNEATGTVTSFEIDPYKKTCLINGYDDIDYLLSQREKIDAFEAARVDFSLA; translated from the coding sequence ATGACCCCCTTCAAAAAACTCACCTCCAGCGCCGTCCCCCTCCCCATTGAGGATGTGGATACGGACCAGATCATTCCCGCTCGCTTTTTGAAAGCCATTACCCGGGAGGGATTTGGGGAAAATCTCTTCCGTGACTGGCGGTACAATAAGGACGGATCGCCGAAAGCGGACTTCGTTCTAAACAACCCAACCTACCAAGGGCAGATCCTCGTCGCTGGTGCCAACTTCGGTTGTGGCTCCAGCCGGGAGCACGCTGCCTGGGCCATTGGTGACTACGGATTCCGGGTAGTTGTCTCCAGCTACTTCGCGGATATCTTTCGGGGGAACGCGCTCAACAACGGTATACTGCCGCTCGTCGTGACGCCGGCGGTGCTCAACGAAATTTTCGAGACCATCGAGCGCGACCCAGCCGCCCGCTTTACGGTGGACCTGGAAGCAGAAGAATTTACCAACGAAGCAACCGGTACGGTAACTTCTTTTGAGATCGACCCCTATAAGAAAACCTGCCTCATCAACGGTTACGACGATATTGACTACTTACTGAGCCAGCGGGAAAAGATCGATGCGTTTGAAGCGGCGCGGGTGGATTTTAGTTTGGCGTAG